Within the Hippoglossus stenolepis isolate QCI-W04-F060 chromosome 2, HSTE1.2, whole genome shotgun sequence genome, the region tacaaataagaGCCGTGTCTTGAAAAATGGAGAAATGGCCGCAATAGACTCCTGGGTGTAATAAAACAAGTCGTAATGGTTAGACTTGGCCCAGACATAACCTTGGCCTGCCTGTGTCCTGGGCTGAATTCAAAGACGTTCCGGATTCGAGCTGAGGTAGCAGCATTTATTGCTCCATCAGTGTGGTACATTACTTTTTATTGGTAGTCAGCGTGTCCACAGCCACTCATATGTGAGGTGTGTTAGCTGTCAGGACCAATCACAATTAACATCAGGTTATCTACTTTTTAATGAATGTCTGATTTTCCTTTGTGAAGAGGGTTTTGTTGCGTTACATTAGCAGCACCAGGAACGTTATAGTAACAAAGCTTATAATCATGGCAACTTTTCCAAAGTCCCGCCCTCTTGATCTTCTTCTCCATCACCAtgaccctcctcctcttcctcctccttcctcttctccatccacCTCCGCCTCTCCGCCTTCACCCCGACCTCtgcccttcttcctcttcttctttttcttcttctcatcttcCACCTTGTATTTGAGTCTCCTCACAGGGTCGCTAAAGCTGCGCATGGACTTCCCCTCGAAGTCGTCACTGATCATGAAGTTCCTGTCGATGAGCTCCGCCGCCTCCTGCCAGTTGCGGTAGCAGTGTGAGCCGAGGCACAGGATCTCCTCCACTGCGTTGTTGGCGAGGATGGAGCAGTCAGGCCGCAGCACCACCACTGTGGGCAGCTCCTCCACATTAAACATGGCCTCCAGCtccctgtggacacacacacacacatcctggcATACACATCGCCAAAGAGCTAATGGATTAAGGCAGCGTGGTATATTTGCATTGCAATCATCCATCAGCAGGTTGTGCACACAACTGACGGGCCAGTCTCACACACCTCCTGTAGGGGTCCTCATAGGCCAGGAACAGGCACTTCTTGGGCAGCTCTTTGAGGAAGCTCTCTTGCTTCTCCTCAGACTCGTCCAAACTGAAGGATGAAAGAAAAATCACTAGGAGATTTGGATGGgtttttaaaattcacatttaaaaatctctTTAAAGGTCAATGTCTTTATGTCTGTTCTGCTCttatgaggacattttgttctTTCAAAGTTATGAACAGATGAGAAGGCACGACTGAGAATGATGGAACAACATATCACATCCGAGGATATTCTGGCATCATTTGAGACAACTGATTAAGATTAgggttacacaaacacacctactGCATAAATGCATGACATTGCCAAAAtaattgtacacacacacacacacacacacacacacacacacacacacacacacacacacacacacacaaaggatttCATTTTATATAGGGGTTAGTGAACAATGTTAGGTTTTGGGAGTACAGAacattaaagctagggttggtaatcctggaaaag harbors:
- the LOC118100871 gene encoding nucleoredoxin-like protein 1 isoform X2 — its product is MVDLFIDRVLVKNNKERDELDTECEIVMGLQNRILMLFFASAACDGCQQFALTLSNFFKRLTDEFYVDRSAQLVLLYISLDESEEKQESFLKELPKKCLFLAYEDPYRRELEAMFNVEELPTVVVLRPDCSILANNAVEEILCLGSHCYRNWQEAAELIDRNFMISDDFEGKSMRSFSDPVRRLKYKVEDEKKKKKKRKKGRGRGEGGEAEVDGEEEGGGRGGGSW
- the LOC118100871 gene encoding nucleoredoxin-like protein 1 isoform X1, giving the protein MRGDNICSSLPSLSPYLCWPFIMVDLFIDRVLVKNNKERDELDTECEIVMGLQNRILMLFFASAACDGCQQFALTLSNFFKRLTDEFYVDRSAQLVLLYISLDESEEKQESFLKELPKKCLFLAYEDPYRRELEAMFNVEELPTVVVLRPDCSILANNAVEEILCLGSHCYRNWQEAAELIDRNFMISDDFEGKSMRSFSDPVRRLKYKVEDEKKKKKKRKKGRGRGEGGEAEVDGEEEGGGRGGGSW